The proteins below come from a single Caulobacter segnis ATCC 21756 genomic window:
- a CDS encoding glycoside hydrolase family 97 protein has product MSFPITLLAVAQIVTASPDKSIAISIADDGSAFSVARRSEPLILDSSLGLDLSGETLDRLELKSVERRAINRTLPLVATKAARAGDVYNATTLTFRAKGDSARTLKVEVRAYNDGVAFRYVLPDGGPIKLREERTQFRFDGDLRCLTSEYRSSHENIWTFLDLSAMDVSKTYDIPAVCTSKSGRTTLAIAQSDLSGYTSSALVPTGTGFHVKLAPRVDDPSVAVISDHGLTTAWRVLVIGDRAGDLIPSPLIGNLAPRPAGDFTWVKPGKAAWDWWSGPTNGEKPTMERFRRFIDFAAENKFPYFLIDAGWAYNATGCCDADPKTDITRADPAIDMPNLVAYAKARGVGLLLWVHWKHIEPRMDEVLRRYAEWGIKGIKVDFMERDDQEMVAFYERLAKATAAHHLLLDMHGAFPPSGLSTTYPNYITQEGVLGAEYDKFPTKRVTASHNVHLAYTRMLLGPMDYTPGGFRNGVPENYAPTEVMPSTQTRRGQALAMYVVYDSPLQMVSDDPSAYRNAQGFEVLQAVPTAWDETRFVGGAPETYVALARRSGTRWYLGVMNNEESRSIDLPLGFLPKGRFSAKIWADGAAPTEVVNFSRAVDRNTILKMDLKGSGGSVIVIEPR; this is encoded by the coding sequence ATGTCCTTTCCCATCACCCTGCTGGCCGTCGCGCAGATCGTCACGGCCTCGCCCGACAAGAGCATCGCGATATCCATCGCCGATGACGGAAGCGCGTTCTCGGTGGCGCGTCGGTCGGAACCGCTGATCTTGGACTCTTCGCTGGGCCTGGACCTGTCGGGAGAGACGCTGGATCGTCTAGAGCTGAAGTCGGTCGAGCGTCGAGCGATCAACAGGACCCTGCCCCTGGTCGCCACCAAGGCCGCTCGCGCCGGCGACGTCTACAACGCGACGACCCTGACCTTTCGGGCGAAGGGCGACAGCGCCAGAACGCTGAAGGTCGAGGTTCGGGCGTACAACGACGGCGTCGCGTTTCGCTATGTCCTTCCGGATGGCGGCCCGATCAAGCTTCGTGAGGAACGCACCCAGTTCAGGTTCGATGGCGATCTGCGGTGCCTGACGAGCGAATACAGGTCGTCCCACGAGAACATTTGGACGTTCCTCGACCTTTCCGCGATGGATGTCAGCAAGACCTACGACATCCCCGCTGTCTGCACGTCGAAGAGCGGCCGTACGACCCTGGCGATCGCCCAGTCGGACCTAAGCGGCTACACAAGCTCGGCGCTCGTTCCCACCGGAACCGGCTTCCACGTAAAGCTGGCGCCGCGCGTGGATGATCCGAGCGTCGCCGTGATCTCGGATCACGGCCTGACCACGGCGTGGCGCGTCCTCGTGATCGGCGACCGGGCTGGCGACCTGATCCCCTCGCCGCTGATCGGCAATCTGGCGCCCCGGCCGGCCGGCGACTTTACATGGGTGAAGCCTGGGAAGGCAGCCTGGGACTGGTGGTCGGGACCGACCAATGGCGAAAAGCCGACGATGGAGCGCTTCCGCCGCTTCATCGACTTCGCCGCTGAGAACAAGTTCCCCTACTTCCTGATCGACGCCGGCTGGGCCTACAACGCCACGGGCTGCTGTGACGCCGATCCCAAGACGGACATCACCCGCGCCGACCCGGCGATCGATATGCCCAACCTCGTGGCCTACGCGAAGGCGCGGGGCGTTGGCCTGCTGCTCTGGGTCCATTGGAAGCACATCGAGCCTCGCATGGACGAGGTGCTCAGGCGGTACGCCGAATGGGGGATCAAGGGCATCAAGGTCGACTTCATGGAGCGCGACGACCAGGAGATGGTCGCCTTCTACGAGCGCCTGGCCAAGGCGACGGCTGCGCATCACCTGCTGCTCGACATGCACGGCGCTTTCCCACCGTCGGGCTTGTCCACGACCTATCCGAACTACATCACCCAGGAAGGCGTTCTGGGCGCCGAGTACGACAAGTTCCCGACCAAGCGCGTGACCGCCAGCCACAACGTCCATCTGGCCTATACGCGCATGTTGCTTGGTCCGATGGACTACACCCCCGGCGGCTTCCGGAACGGCGTGCCGGAGAACTACGCGCCCACCGAGGTGATGCCGTCCACCCAAACGCGGCGCGGCCAGGCCCTGGCGATGTACGTCGTTTATGACAGTCCGCTGCAGATGGTCTCGGACGATCCGTCGGCTTATCGGAACGCGCAGGGCTTTGAGGTCCTGCAAGCCGTACCCACCGCTTGGGACGAGACCCGGTTTGTGGGTGGAGCTCCCGAAACCTACGTCGCCCTGGCTCGACGCTCGGGAACGCGTTGGTACCTAGGCGTCATGAACAATGAGGAATCCCGGTCTATCGACTTGCCGCTAGGCTTTCTGCCCAAGGGAAGGTTCAGCGCGAAAATCTGGGCCGACGGCGCCGCACCAACCGAGGTCGTCAACTTCAGCCGAGCCGTCGACCGGAACACGATTCTGAAGATGGACCTGAAAGGATCCGGCGGAAGCGTGATCGTCATCGAGCCACGATAG
- the galA gene encoding beta-galactosidase GalA, with protein sequence MPIDRRTLIHSLPVAGAAIASLAPASGSAGSANSSPRQRIRLDQGWRFALGHAADPDRDFGFGDFQRTFAKQGRAAGPLALTGYDDSRWREVTLPHDWAVELPFVNNIRFSRNPADKDDEDLAAAHGYKPIGRNFPETSVGWYRLTLPVSPSDAQGRVALEFDGAFRDATVIVNGYIVTQHHGGYASFGVDITEFLNTDGAPDVLLVRLDASLGEGWFYEGAGLYRHVWLVKTTPVFVPQWGVFARASRDGQVEVDVEVANRRETGADVRIEALVLDAGAPVASAQAAQSVAAWRDTTARLTCKVASPRLWSTDAPNLYVLRVTLREGETVRDVYDVSFGFREFRFDAREGFFLNDRPLKLKGVNNHQDHAGVGAAIPDALQIWRLKQLKALGANAYRAAHNPPTPELLDACDALGLLVIDETRQMSSAPEPMDELRRLVRRDRNHPCVMLWSIGNEEPQQGTARGAKIAKAMAREIRDLDPTRKITAAMNKGYGEGITEAIDVMGFNYHEELIEPFRLKYPDMPIIGTETASAVSTRGEYARDDKRSVVSSYDVDAPYWGKTAQAWWKLYNAKPYLLGGFVWTGFDYRGEPTPFNWWPSVSSNFGILDLCGLPKDIFYYYQAWWRDDLPVLHLLPHWNWEGQEGKAVEVWAYTNLDAVELFLNGRSLGRQSPPKDGHVQWSVPYAPGRLVAYGFRGGKVVLKSERSTAGTPARLVIETDRTRLTADGQDVAVINVSVRDKAGVIVPKAAVRVDFDLIGAGRLIGVGNGDPNCHEPDKADYRTTYNGWAQALVQTRKAPGDIRLMARAEGLTSAAVALSSR encoded by the coding sequence ATGCCCATCGACCGCCGAACCCTGATCCACTCCCTGCCCGTCGCGGGCGCGGCGATCGCCTCGCTGGCTCCAGCCAGCGGTTCGGCGGGATCAGCAAATTCTTCTCCGCGTCAGCGCATACGCTTGGATCAAGGGTGGCGGTTCGCCCTTGGCCATGCCGCCGATCCTGATCGCGACTTCGGCTTTGGCGACTTTCAGCGCACCTTCGCCAAGCAAGGCCGCGCCGCCGGCCCCTTGGCGCTCACCGGCTACGACGACAGCCGCTGGCGGGAGGTCACCCTGCCCCACGACTGGGCGGTGGAGCTGCCGTTCGTCAACAACATCCGCTTCAGCCGCAATCCGGCCGACAAGGACGACGAGGACCTCGCCGCCGCCCACGGCTATAAGCCTATCGGGCGGAATTTTCCGGAGACGTCGGTCGGCTGGTACCGCTTAACGCTGCCCGTCAGCCCGTCCGACGCCCAGGGGCGCGTGGCGCTGGAGTTCGACGGAGCGTTTCGCGACGCCACCGTCATCGTCAACGGCTACATCGTCACGCAGCACCATGGCGGCTACGCCTCGTTCGGCGTCGACATCACCGAATTCCTGAATACCGATGGCGCGCCCGACGTGCTGCTTGTCCGCCTCGACGCCAGCCTTGGAGAAGGCTGGTTCTACGAGGGCGCCGGCCTCTACCGACACGTCTGGCTCGTAAAGACGACCCCCGTTTTCGTGCCGCAATGGGGCGTCTTCGCCCGCGCCTCGCGCGACGGCCAGGTCGAGGTCGACGTCGAAGTCGCCAACCGCCGCGAGACCGGGGCCGACGTCAGGATCGAAGCGCTTGTGCTGGACGCCGGCGCGCCGGTGGCTTCGGCCCAGGCGGCGCAATCGGTCGCGGCATGGCGCGACACCACCGCCCGCCTGACCTGCAAGGTCGCCTCCCCTCGCCTCTGGTCGACGGACGCGCCCAATCTCTACGTCCTGCGCGTGACTCTCCGCGAGGGAGAGACGGTCCGGGATGTGTATGATGTCAGCTTCGGCTTCCGCGAGTTCCGGTTCGACGCGCGCGAAGGCTTCTTCCTCAATGACCGTCCCCTCAAGCTGAAGGGCGTCAACAACCACCAGGATCACGCCGGCGTCGGTGCGGCCATTCCAGACGCCTTGCAGATCTGGCGGCTCAAGCAGCTGAAGGCGCTCGGCGCGAACGCCTATCGCGCGGCCCACAATCCGCCCACGCCGGAGTTGCTCGACGCTTGCGATGCGCTGGGTTTGCTGGTGATCGATGAAACCCGTCAGATGAGCTCCGCGCCCGAGCCCATGGACGAGCTGCGGCGCCTGGTTCGCCGCGACCGCAATCATCCTTGCGTGATGCTGTGGTCCATCGGCAACGAAGAACCCCAGCAGGGCACGGCGCGCGGCGCCAAGATCGCCAAGGCGATGGCTCGCGAGATCCGCGACCTCGACCCCACCCGCAAGATCACGGCCGCCATGAACAAGGGCTATGGCGAAGGGATCACGGAAGCGATCGATGTGATGGGCTTCAACTACCACGAAGAGCTCATCGAGCCCTTTCGGCTGAAGTATCCGGACATGCCGATCATCGGCACCGAGACCGCCAGCGCCGTGTCCACCCGCGGCGAGTACGCGCGGGATGACAAACGCTCCGTCGTCTCGTCCTATGACGTCGACGCGCCCTACTGGGGCAAGACCGCTCAGGCTTGGTGGAAGCTCTACAACGCCAAGCCTTACCTTCTCGGCGGCTTCGTCTGGACCGGGTTCGACTATCGGGGCGAGCCGACGCCGTTCAACTGGTGGCCGTCCGTCTCTTCCAACTTCGGCATACTGGACCTCTGCGGCCTGCCGAAGGACATCTTCTACTACTACCAGGCCTGGTGGAGAGACGATCTGCCGGTCCTGCACCTCCTGCCGCATTGGAATTGGGAGGGCCAGGAAGGCAAGGCCGTCGAGGTCTGGGCGTACACCAACCTTGATGCGGTCGAGCTGTTCCTGAACGGAAGATCCCTGGGCCGGCAAAGCCCACCCAAGGATGGCCATGTCCAATGGTCGGTTCCCTACGCCCCCGGTCGCCTTGTCGCCTATGGCTTCAGGGGCGGTAAGGTCGTGCTGAAATCGGAGCGAAGCACCGCCGGGACGCCGGCCAGGCTCGTCATCGAGACCGATCGGACGCGTCTGACCGCCGATGGCCAGGACGTGGCCGTCATCAACGTGTCGGTGCGCGACAAGGCGGGCGTCATCGTGCCGAAGGCCGCCGTCCGGGTGGACTTCGATCTCATCGGCGCCGGGCGATTGATCGGCGTCGGCAATGGCGATCCGAATTGCCACGAGCCCGACAAGGCCGACTACCGCACCACCTACAACGGGTGGGCCCAGGCGCTCGTCCAGACGCGAAAGGCGCCGGGCGACATCCGTCTCATGGCGCGGGCGGAAGGCCTGACCAGCGCGGCCGTCGCGCTCTCAAGCCGCTAA
- a CDS encoding glycoside hydrolase family 35 protein: MKLFVRSMLYATLTMSALAILPSDARSAAPAHRFEVSGAGFLKDGAPHQVISAEMHYVRIPRAYWRDRLQKAKTMGLNTITTYAFWNVHEPRPGVYDFTGQNDLAAFIRAAQAEGLDVILRPGPYVCSEWELGGYPSWLLKDRNVLLRSTEPQYAAAVERWMARLGREVKPLLLKNGGPIVAIQLENEYGAFGDDKAYLEGLEATYRRAGLADGVLFTSNQASDLAKGSLPHLPSMVNFGSGGAEKSVAQLETFRPDGLRMVGEYWAGWFDKWGEEHHETDGRKEAEELRFMLQRGYSVSLYMFHGGTSFGWMNGADSHTGKDYHPDTTSYDYDAPLDEAGAPRYKYGLLASVIAEVTGKPAAPTPAASIAKTFPISPVKRSASLWRNLPEPVRADRPLTFEELDQNYGYVLYRVPLRPGQGGVLTLKGVHSYAQIYVDQKLVGVIDRRLDQETVTLPGRSRAATLDILVENTGRVNYSRAIRTEQAGLTGEVTLEGQPLNDWRMYRLPMDDLSKVRMSAEPCVGPCFYEVEMKVDQPADTYLDTRGLHKGQLWLGEHNLGRFWSIGPVHTLYTPAPWMRPGANRIVFFDLTGDAKERLTTVNAPVFGKVTNTREAQ, encoded by the coding sequence GTGAAGCTGTTCGTTCGATCGATGCTCTATGCGACGCTCACGATGTCGGCGTTGGCGATCTTGCCCTCGGATGCGAGGTCCGCCGCCCCGGCGCATCGTTTCGAGGTCAGTGGCGCTGGCTTCCTGAAGGACGGCGCGCCCCACCAGGTCATCTCGGCCGAGATGCACTATGTCCGCATTCCGCGGGCCTACTGGCGCGATCGCCTGCAAAAGGCCAAGACGATGGGCCTCAACACCATCACGACCTACGCCTTCTGGAACGTCCACGAACCGCGCCCCGGCGTGTACGATTTCACGGGTCAGAACGATCTGGCCGCGTTCATTCGCGCCGCGCAGGCGGAGGGCCTGGACGTCATCCTGCGCCCCGGTCCCTATGTGTGCTCCGAATGGGAGCTCGGCGGCTATCCGTCGTGGCTGCTGAAAGACCGCAACGTCCTTCTGCGCTCCACCGAGCCCCAGTACGCCGCCGCCGTCGAGCGCTGGATGGCGCGGCTGGGGCGAGAGGTGAAGCCGCTGCTCCTGAAGAACGGCGGGCCGATCGTCGCCATCCAGTTGGAGAACGAGTACGGCGCCTTTGGCGACGACAAGGCCTATCTCGAAGGTCTGGAGGCGACCTACCGCCGGGCCGGCCTGGCCGACGGCGTGCTGTTCACGTCGAACCAGGCTTCCGACCTGGCCAAGGGCTCGCTGCCGCATCTGCCGTCGATGGTCAATTTCGGCTCGGGCGGCGCCGAGAAGTCGGTCGCCCAGTTGGAAACGTTCCGGCCCGACGGCCTGCGGATGGTCGGCGAATATTGGGCTGGCTGGTTCGACAAATGGGGTGAGGAGCACCACGAGACCGACGGCCGCAAGGAGGCCGAGGAACTGCGCTTCATGCTGCAGCGCGGCTATTCGGTGTCGCTATACATGTTCCACGGCGGCACCTCGTTTGGCTGGATGAACGGCGCGGACTCCCACACCGGCAAGGATTATCACCCCGACACGACCAGCTACGATTACGACGCGCCGCTCGATGAGGCGGGCGCCCCCCGCTACAAGTACGGGCTGCTGGCCTCGGTCATCGCCGAGGTCACGGGCAAGCCGGCCGCGCCGACGCCTGCGGCCAGCATCGCCAAGACCTTCCCGATCTCGCCCGTGAAACGCAGCGCCTCGCTGTGGCGCAACCTCCCCGAGCCGGTTCGAGCCGACCGCCCCCTGACGTTCGAGGAGCTTGATCAGAACTACGGCTATGTCCTCTATCGCGTCCCGCTTCGCCCGGGACAGGGCGGCGTGCTGACGCTGAAGGGCGTTCACAGCTACGCTCAGATCTATGTCGATCAGAAGTTGGTGGGCGTGATCGACCGTCGCCTCGACCAGGAAACCGTCACCCTTCCCGGGCGGTCGAGGGCGGCGACGCTGGATATCCTGGTCGAGAACACCGGGCGCGTGAACTACTCGCGGGCGATCAGGACCGAGCAGGCGGGCCTGACCGGCGAGGTCACGCTGGAGGGCCAGCCGCTGAACGACTGGCGCATGTACCGCCTGCCGATGGATGACCTGTCCAAGGTGCGGATGTCGGCCGAGCCCTGTGTCGGTCCCTGCTTCTACGAAGTGGAGATGAAGGTTGATCAGCCCGCCGACACCTATCTGGACACGCGCGGCCTGCACAAAGGGCAGCTCTGGCTCGGGGAGCACAACCTGGGCCGCTTCTGGTCCATTGGGCCCGTACATACCCTCTACACGCCCGCGCCGTGGATGCGGCCCGGCGCCAACCGGATCGTCTTCTTCGACCTGACGGGTGACGCAAAAGAACGCCTCACTACGGTGAATGCGCCGGTCTTCGGCAAGGTGACGAACACGCGTGAAGCGCAGTAG
- a CDS encoding IclR family transcriptional regulator, with amino-acid sequence MTERKYTAPALEKGLDILDLLAQHGQAMTLSQISVALGRSVGELFRMIHVLEFKGFIEATPSGDGYQLTNRLFTLGMARAPVKNLLEAALPQMRDLAAETEQSCHLAIVSRDEIVVVARIENPGYFGYSVRTGHRRPIVEATSGMVLYAFQPEAIQNRWHGEIFSSVDEAGRERFLADAARVAKQGYWRAESDLTPGIVDISAPVVVDGAATAALTMPYMARRGARPVETAIELLRATARLISGEIQGVS; translated from the coding sequence TTGACCGAACGCAAATACACGGCCCCCGCGCTGGAGAAGGGCCTCGACATCCTCGACCTGCTCGCCCAGCACGGGCAGGCCATGACCCTGTCGCAGATTTCCGTGGCTCTCGGTCGCTCGGTCGGCGAGCTCTTCCGCATGATCCACGTGCTGGAGTTCAAGGGCTTTATCGAGGCGACGCCATCCGGCGACGGCTACCAGCTGACCAACAGGCTGTTCACGCTCGGCATGGCGCGCGCCCCGGTGAAGAACTTGCTTGAAGCCGCTCTCCCCCAGATGCGCGACCTCGCCGCCGAGACCGAGCAATCTTGTCACCTGGCCATTGTCTCGCGTGATGAGATCGTGGTCGTGGCCCGCATCGAGAACCCAGGCTACTTTGGGTATTCAGTGCGCACGGGCCATCGTCGCCCGATCGTGGAGGCGACGTCAGGCATGGTGCTGTACGCCTTCCAGCCCGAGGCCATCCAAAACCGTTGGCATGGCGAGATCTTTTCCAGTGTCGACGAAGCCGGTCGGGAACGCTTCCTGGCGGACGCGGCGCGGGTGGCGAAGCAAGGTTACTGGCGCGCCGAAAGCGATCTCACGCCGGGTATTGTGGATATATCCGCCCCCGTCGTGGTCGATGGCGCCGCGACGGCCGCGCTCACCATGCCCTACATGGCTCGCAGAGGCGCGCGCCCCGTCGAAACCGCGATAGAGCTCCTGCGCGCGACGGCCCGTCTCATATCGGGCGAGATTCAGGGCGTCAGCTAG
- a CDS encoding TonB-dependent receptor, giving the protein MSFDQNRARALRMALLSATIIGLPATAIARQADTAAAQSDTLEAVVVTGFKQSYANAIRSKKNAIEITDGISSDGLGRFPDLNVGEALQRVPGVQINREAEGRDATINLRGMPGEYAKTTLNGQSFSGPALLRDNQGSPLGAFNSDIFSAFVIQKSPMANTVSGGLSGNVDMQIAPALSRKDGGFMKAAYEHNTLGDLGAPAATIGYNKHLSDNLAVFGTIAYKKENFRRDTLRLNNYDYLTAASTGLTPTQFNATYGQYFSATPCANNATSYCRSLSQALGLSAADAAPFVTSNTGSKSTNGVWSNSAIRQYTRMNVGKVWSGTAGVEWKPNDNTKVGLIGFMTDRNLPDTVQYFMTSYFSPSSTPGAGTVITPKGSPIQTNDGRYLYESYDFNNLTVLTSNRLYSQHQKSKGAIGNIDWSNEQWRLAAALSLSSGSNASVETSVDFVNYTRPGGGASGSLSTGLGNMDGFSYVTRPNPQNSIDAGANWTWGGVDDPVSWYNNGTSANSTNRMALEGSESFAKNDLNSLGLDAERFVTLGPIKSIQAGVRLEREKYVSTGYRSYAYGIQTSKITSDMMETSPFLKDFMGGTAGAINQNWQTLKVREFLDAVRPVQTFPGGGLSSMGLNIQYADGAYYDKNFTNENDINQFYVQAKYDTEIFGHGVRGNFGGRYEDTKNTITVLDRKVAPTNGIGSPNDFQTVQYKNKYNYFLPSAIFAADVTDDVVLRGAYYKTYVRPHPRQYSPATKVDPLQSLNKTLSVGSLSVYDTWVSIGNNKLKPYMAESFDLSLEWYNRPNGLISLAYFHKDITGRITSTSDPSILCPSDGSTWGFGALSWDGTYCTATALSSATKQVHVNASASYNLDSKTTVEGLEFNIQQNLDFLPGFWKNFGGAFNYSYTKSKSPAIAPFPGISKNNVNLIGYYETPKYGVRMVYNWRSDYPLNANGTYTGGARSVKSRGQLDMSASYNVNDALSLSLDVYNLTDAVRFEYENDRRVARWVDYDGRTITLTARATF; this is encoded by the coding sequence ATGAGTTTCGATCAAAATCGGGCGCGCGCGCTTCGCATGGCGCTACTGTCCGCGACGATTATCGGCCTTCCAGCCACCGCGATCGCTCGACAAGCGGACACCGCCGCCGCTCAGAGCGATACGCTTGAAGCGGTCGTCGTGACCGGTTTCAAGCAGAGCTACGCGAACGCGATACGCTCGAAGAAGAACGCCATTGAAATCACCGACGGCATCTCGTCGGACGGCCTCGGCCGCTTTCCGGACCTGAATGTCGGCGAAGCCTTGCAACGCGTTCCTGGCGTTCAGATCAACCGCGAGGCGGAAGGCCGCGACGCCACGATCAACCTGCGCGGCATGCCCGGCGAATACGCCAAGACGACGCTGAACGGCCAATCCTTCTCGGGTCCGGCGCTGCTGCGCGACAACCAGGGCTCGCCTCTTGGCGCGTTCAACTCGGACATCTTCTCGGCGTTCGTGATCCAGAAATCGCCGATGGCCAACACGGTTTCCGGCGGCCTGTCCGGCAACGTCGACATGCAGATCGCCCCGGCGCTGTCGCGCAAGGACGGCGGCTTCATGAAGGCGGCCTATGAGCACAACACCCTGGGCGACCTGGGCGCGCCGGCCGCGACGATCGGGTACAACAAGCACCTGAGCGACAACCTCGCGGTGTTCGGCACGATCGCCTACAAGAAGGAAAACTTCCGCCGCGATACGCTGCGCCTCAACAATTACGACTACCTGACGGCGGCCTCGACGGGCCTGACGCCGACGCAGTTCAACGCCACCTACGGCCAGTACTTCTCGGCCACGCCCTGCGCGAACAACGCGACGTCCTATTGTCGGTCCCTGTCTCAGGCGCTGGGCCTTTCGGCCGCTGACGCGGCGCCCTTCGTCACCAGCAATACGGGCTCGAAGAGCACCAACGGGGTCTGGTCCAATAGCGCCATTCGCCAGTACACCCGCATGAACGTGGGCAAGGTCTGGTCGGGCACGGCCGGCGTCGAGTGGAAGCCGAACGACAACACCAAAGTTGGCCTGATCGGCTTTATGACCGATCGCAACCTGCCCGACACCGTCCAGTACTTCATGACGAGCTACTTCTCCCCGTCCTCGACGCCGGGAGCGGGCACCGTGATCACCCCGAAGGGCTCGCCGATCCAGACGAACGACGGCCGGTACCTGTACGAGAGCTACGACTTCAACAACCTGACGGTCCTGACCTCGAACCGCCTGTACTCGCAGCACCAAAAGTCGAAGGGCGCCATCGGCAATATCGATTGGAGCAACGAGCAGTGGCGCCTGGCCGCGGCCCTGAGCCTGTCGTCGGGCTCCAACGCGTCGGTCGAGACCTCGGTTGACTTCGTCAACTACACCCGTCCCGGCGGCGGCGCCTCGGGCTCGCTTTCGACGGGCCTGGGCAACATGGACGGCTTCTCCTACGTCACCCGCCCGAACCCGCAGAACTCCATCGACGCGGGCGCGAACTGGACCTGGGGCGGCGTGGACGATCCGGTGTCGTGGTACAACAACGGCACGTCTGCCAACAGCACCAACCGTATGGCGCTGGAAGGCTCGGAGAGCTTCGCCAAGAACGACCTGAACAGCCTGGGCCTCGACGCCGAGCGCTTCGTCACGCTCGGTCCGATCAAGAGCATCCAGGCGGGCGTGCGACTGGAGCGCGAGAAGTATGTCTCTACTGGCTATCGCTCGTATGCCTACGGCATCCAGACGTCCAAGATCACTTCGGACATGATGGAAACCTCGCCGTTCCTGAAGGATTTCATGGGCGGCACCGCCGGCGCCATCAATCAGAACTGGCAGACCCTCAAGGTCCGCGAGTTCCTCGACGCCGTTCGCCCCGTCCAGACCTTCCCGGGCGGCGGCCTGTCGTCCATGGGCCTTAACATCCAGTATGCGGATGGCGCCTACTACGACAAAAACTTCACCAACGAGAACGACATCAATCAGTTCTACGTCCAGGCGAAGTACGACACCGAGATCTTCGGTCACGGCGTGCGCGGTAACTTCGGTGGTCGCTACGAGGACACCAAGAACACCATCACGGTGCTCGACCGCAAGGTCGCGCCGACCAACGGGATTGGTTCGCCGAACGACTTCCAGACCGTCCAGTACAAAAACAAGTACAATTACTTCCTGCCGTCGGCGATCTTCGCCGCCGATGTCACGGACGACGTGGTTCTGCGCGGCGCCTACTACAAGACCTATGTCCGCCCGCACCCGCGGCAGTATTCGCCGGCCACCAAGGTCGACCCGCTGCAAAGCCTGAACAAGACCCTCAGCGTCGGTTCGCTGAGCGTCTATGACACCTGGGTTTCCATCGGCAACAACAAGCTCAAGCCGTACATGGCCGAGTCGTTCGACCTGTCCCTGGAGTGGTACAACCGTCCCAACGGTCTGATTTCGCTGGCCTACTTCCACAAGGACATCACGGGCCGGATCACCTCGACCTCCGATCCGTCGATCCTGTGCCCTTCGGACGGCTCGACCTGGGGCTTCGGCGCCCTATCCTGGGACGGCACCTACTGCACGGCCACGGCCCTCAGCAGCGCGACCAAGCAAGTCCACGTCAACGCCAGCGCCAGCTATAACCTCGACTCGAAGACCACCGTCGAGGGCCTGGAGTTCAACATCCAGCAGAACCTCGACTTCCTGCCGGGCTTCTGGAAGAACTTCGGCGGCGCCTTCAACTACTCCTATACGAAGTCGAAGAGCCCCGCGATCGCGCCGTTCCCCGGCATCTCCAAGAACAACGTCAACCTGATCGGCTACTACGAGACGCCGAAGTACGGGGTGCGGATGGTCTACAACTGGCGTTCCGACTATCCGCTGAACGCCAACGGCACCTACACGGGCGGCGCCCGTTCGGTGAAGTCGCGTGGCCAGCTGGACATGTCGGCGTCGTACAACGTCAACGACGCCCTCAGCCTGTCGCTCGACGTCTACAACCTGACCGACGCGGTCCGGTTCGAATACGAGAACGATCGTCGAGTGGCCCGCTGGGTCGACTATGACGGCCGCACCATCACTCTGACGGCGCGCGCCACGTTCTAA
- a CDS encoding L-rhamnose mutarotase, with protein MRHCLALDLVDDADAIARYEAWHAPGAVPAAVTRSIRDADIIDMEIWRAHDRLFMIMETGPGFSPNAKAAADMASEDVQAWERLMWEFQRPLPQAAPGEKWVAMRRIYALSQQPS; from the coding sequence ATGCGCCATTGCCTTGCCCTCGACCTCGTCGACGACGCCGACGCCATCGCCCGCTACGAAGCCTGGCATGCGCCCGGCGCCGTTCCCGCCGCGGTGACGCGATCCATCCGCGACGCCGACATCATCGACATGGAGATCTGGCGAGCCCACGATCGCCTCTTCATGATTATGGAAACAGGACCCGGCTTCTCGCCCAACGCCAAAGCCGCGGCGGACATGGCCAGCGAGGACGTCCAGGCTTGGGAGCGCCTGATGTGGGAATTTCAACGCCCCCTGCCCCAGGCCGCGCCTGGCGAGAAGTGGGTGGCCATGAGACGCATCTACGCCCTCAGCCAACAACCATCCTAA